The genome window GATGAGTCAGGGGGCCATACTCTCCCTTTTGTGAAGAAAGGGAAGTCGGGAATTAGGACGCAGGATGCTTTCAATTTACATACAGTTTGCATCCTACTCAATGTCGCAAAGGTGAGGTGAAAAAGACACCTACATGCCTGCATTGCAGGCTTCATCAGCAAGTGTGAATACACATGACACGTGTGAGGTTGATTTAAAGCCACCACAGTGCTTCAAGCTAAAAGCCAGACTGTTATAATGAACTGGAATTAAGATTCACACGTCAAACTGAAGAAAGACAGATCTCAATGATTTGTGGGGTCAGGAGGAGTTAACATAGTGTTTTTAGCTATGCTATTTAGACATTGAATTCAGAGGCTACACAGAGTTTTACATTCAATAAGGGCTATAACTCTTAACAACTTGTGAAAGACCCAACATGACGTCTTCAAAGATATAAAGttcagagaaaagcagcaaatcctcacaaatGACAAGCTAAAActtgtttgactttatttacttaaaaaaattgACTTTAGCGatgaattgattatcaaaatagttagaCTAttatagagatagatatagataaatTCAAATGTTATCATTTTAACCCTTTCTACTCCTCACATCTAGGCCTAACTGAATCAGTGAATGAAAGAGCAGATGGAGCAGTGAATGAGTGATCATGAAGTGAATGAATCAGCAACAAAGGGTGTCAAGTATTGTGGTGAATGGTGCATTGTTGCACGGCCCTCTCACATGTTGGAGCGGCGCAGCATCGGTGTCCTGTTGCTGGGAAGGTCAGGGGGCAGCcatgaattaaaaatgaatgtttctCGGTATCTGAGATACTTTTGTACCGCAGTGAGCTCCAGTTACCGTTTCACTGTATGGACTGGATTACTACACGGTAAAGGTTTTCATGGTGGTCCCTTAAAGCACCTGCTCTGTTTACCTCCAGCTGTCAAGCAAATGTTACACAAATGTTGAAATATCACGTAGCATAATATGCAAATTAAGTAGTTGTGTGACCTGAATTGAAGTAAATAGTCTGACTGAGTGTTTATTTGCTTTGggctatattattattagtatgtaCACAGATAGACCAGAATAGCTTTTCTAATAAAATACATAGACttacaaacacatttatagATATTGACTATAATCAAaatccttataggcaagtcatgccgcTTGGCAGCTATCTTTGCAGCGCCTTcggcagctatttcggactaacaagaccaggctcctatctgaatgaatggagagagagccagaaccgcacttttactggtcaccgggaTATAAAAACTACATCAATAGAATCCCccagtaaaatctaataaaaatcacagaaaaaatttgacaactttgccccaaaataaggtttaaaaagcgttttcccgaccggttatacttccacgcatgcgcagtagaagtaaaacagacccttacatcagtggaaccacacgattggctgaaatatgtttcccacTTTGGCCGTttaaaagcagatgattggctttctagcagaAAGGgtgggataaccgccatctttgccgttagAGGTTTTCCCCAAAGAGTTATGTTGAGGATGGGATTGAGTGGTGTGTCTCTATAAAACGGCTCTGCTTTAACGATTAATCTAATTATTTTCTAGTAAGTTATCAGTTAATCACTTGGTCtataaaaggttaaaaatagtaaaaatgttttccaaagtCCAAGATGACgtattaaaatgtcttgttttgttccgACCAACATTCCAAAACCAAAATCGTTGATCGactttcaattaattgttttagttctaaataaaccaaataaatGGCTCAGACTGCTCACCGAGAGGGTAATGGTTAGTATTGTATTATGTATAATGAACATTTATGGCAGATAAACCAGACTCAGTGCAGGCATTTATAGATGTGAAGTCAAACACAAAGGGGCTGTAGCTTATCAGGTTTCATGAATGAGAGGTGGGGGAAAGACGGATGCATGGAGGATACCTATTGCTTCTTAAAGGATAAAGCTGGTGTTTTCCTATATTTTAGTTAATGTAGCCCATGAAATACCAAATCAATGTGTCGATACTTTTCCTTACCCCAtatctgtggctctcagctttAAGCCCACTGGTTCTTAATGAAGACATACATCTTTAAAAATAGCCCTCGTAAATACAGTTTCATGTCTTAAAatggcaaacaaacaaaaataaatagtgcatttgttggggactttTTCAGTGGTGGATGATTCCATATTTAGTGCATGTGagacaaaataaactacagtgtgtgtgtgttaatggtgATAAAGGATAGAGACGCAGACTATACTCGTTAGAAGAattaatttattgttggttttttGACTTTTACTGGATTACTGGATTAGGATTAACAAAAATggataatatttaaaaatcagcCGGCCATCCTCCACAACTGCCTGATCTAGAATCTAACACTGCGTCACTCACAAACAGCAGTTTCACTTGCTATTTTCACCAAATGAGGTAAGGGCCACCGTGACGTTATCTATGTTGTAATCACAGCACAGCACCACAAAAGCTGGAGTCACTTCTATTTCCAGTGAGACTGACACGTCTGTGTTTTTTCACCAACAGCTGTTAAGAGGTGTTAAAGGTAGTCATTAATAGTTGATCTCCCCCGCAGCTGTCTGTTGCTAGctgactttaaaaaaagttcCTATACAGGTGTAGAACTGGTACTAAATTTTATGGTTTGTTTACTGAACACACATCCTAACGTTAACATTTTAGGTTAACATACTCAGATGTAGGGATGTCACGAGAACCGAtaccaaaattctgaaaacatgtcGGTACTTGTTTTGTTTGGTACCAAAGGTACCGGGGACATGTGGAAGACAGAGACAAGCGCAGCTGCAGCGACCGCTCTGCCTCGACTCAAGACGGAAAGAGTTGTGTATTAGTTTTGCTGTTGTTACCTTCAATAGCTCCGTGTCAAAGCCTCGATTTCTCACAGTTTTGGGATATGTTGGAGAGCTAATTTAGGCAGATGTTTCACAGTTTTGATCACCTGAAAATCACAAAAAGATGAAGATGCAGTTTGCATTTAGTGCAGTAAGAACTAAATGTCTGTCCAAAGCACCTTACTACAGGTGGAGTTAGGGGCCATCTCAAAAGTGCACTATGGCCCAATTTCAATAAAATTTTTCAACATAAAAACCTCTAACCACTGCCAAATACAGATATTGATCAAccttaaacatttcacatctgTGAGAGTTTTTCAATAAAAGCTAGGAAAATTAAgtaattcatttattaattaaagaCACACAGTGTAAAGACATCAAATCTCCTCTCATCTGTCCTGGACGTCTTCTCACAGCTTTCACAGCGGTTAGTTGCTTTTTCAATggttaacttttatttatttattgttttttgttgttgttgttttaccgTGGCGAATCGTGGAATTTCACTGGTATCAATATCAACcactacatttttgttgttgtgacaTCCCTGTTCAGTCTATAGTACTTGTATAGTATTGTTCTCAGTGACCGTATAATCTCTTGTCAGTCTCTGTCTCACTGTATGATTATGAGTAGTGATGACTGGATGGTGCAGCAGGAGGAGTTATTCATGAGGCAGGGATTAGTTCAGTGACAACAGTAGATGAAAGTTGAGAGGGAAAGTGCTTTGTAGGTAGCGAGCTGATACAGTGTAGAGATGATTCCCTCTGTGATTCACCATCATATCCTcctctctttattttctgtctggGACTCACCAAGCCCAATGTGCTGAACTTTGTCCATACGAATATGTTGCCTTGCCTGTTTGCAGAGCAGCTTTAAAGGTTCAATCTGCTCACTCTTCTGCACAGTAacccttgttttctttttctgctttttggTATTGAAAGTGTGCTCCACATTTTCATTTCCTCACTACGGCTGTCCCAGAAATTCACCCTCTTACATAAATATGgtttaaaatgaatttttttgcttgtgactgttgttgttttaaaggagTTATTCCCCCAAGTTTACACTGCATATTTTGATTGTAGGTGTTCATATGCACCATGCGCCTGGAACAAACTCCGCTGCAACTCTCAAGGCTGAAGACCTTTCTGTTAGCTGCTGCCTTTTTATTAAATCAGATTTAAGGCTTTTTGATTAATATCTTGCACTGCTCTGTACCTGTTTACTCTCCTGCTTCagcttatttttcttttttaatttaacccTTTCTAAttgtatttatgttgttttattgcctTTAATGTTTTATGCAAAGCACTTTGCCTTGTCTCATCTATGCTTGAGGCTCGCTTACTGGAAGGTACCTCTTACCTCGGTTGCATCTAAAAGGGAATACCGTTTTTATAGACTGATCTGATACGAAAAGATCGATCTCCTTCGGCTCTTTCAGTGTTTCCAAgtttattaaatttattttttatttattatagaaGATGATTATTCAGATGTCTCTCTTCTATTTCTGCATTAAATCTGACTACATTGAATGCTGAAAGTGATACAGAAATGGTGCGAGATCAGACCTAGTAACATTACCGTCGTGACTTTTACTTACAAGTAACCAGGGTGCTTATTCAGACATGAGACTGGAATAGTTGGATTAACGTCAAGAGGTGCAGGTCTGACAGTAACAAAAGGCggtttatttttaatatgtgATATGTTTCACTAGAGCTACTGAGTGTTGACTGGAAAAACAGAAGCCAACTGAAATGAAAGCTTTCTGTTTTGCATAAAAACCAGTCTGTCAGACTGACGATCTCGGGCCAACAACTTGATGGagagatgttttgttttagctCAACATGTCGCGGAGTTAACAACAACATGCAAAGGCGTTAAACaacagatgtttttaaatgttaccaGTCATAGGCAGTGTGAAATCTCACCAGGTCTGACTGATCCCCTGAGGGCAGAAGTCTCTGCCATTTGGTTCTCTGTGAGTGTTAAATTTTTTGTCTTCGTATGTGTTGACATGTAGGCCCagctctttaaatgttttggtgCTGTATCTGTTTCTGTTAAAGGATACCTGAACAGTGAGATCACGGATTAAAAGAGATCCGagttaatattttctttctctcattcctCAAGTGACTGTGACTTTTTCTCTCTGGCCTCTGATGTAatctctcctccccctctcgcTCCCAGTCTCACCCCCAAACCCAAACCCCTCCCTGTTCTTGTGCCTCAcgtggagacacacacacacaaacaatacaaaGTACTGAGCATGAGGTTTGTTGGTGATCACTGTagtcctgtttatttttaagcaCCTACCCACACCTGTTTTACATTAAGATAGTAGTATATGACGGTATGTGCATGAGGCCCTCACAGGGAGTTAATTTATCTGTGTACGTTTTGTTCCATGTGGTCTCCTCTTGGAGGGGAGGGGGTTCAGTTCTCAGTCAACACCCAGGACAGGACTCCACGTGGCATTTTTCCCTGTTTTGCACTCTTTCGCATGGCCTGACACAAGCTGGTAAACTGTGAAGAATGAACTCTGGTTCGGCATGTGATGTTGTGCCACGTAAAGTAAACTCCTTCCTGAGTGTATtcagattgtgtttttttaaatctaaccTTTTTATTTCTTGCCCAGTAGGACACTGGGTTAGTGTCACTCTGAACATGCACAGGCATGCCTCTGGTGACCACTCACTATTACCACCATCTGCTGTAGCTTGCTGGTACTACAGAGTACTGTAGTGAACGGTTTATACCGGGGGTTTTCAAACTGTGAGGGACCAAGGTGAGGCAAAGATACTGTGTGAGGTGAGCAGGTGCAGGAGAAGTTAGGAAGTTTGCATACCTATCAACATTGGGATctgaaaataagggaaatttTCAGgcaagaatgtgtgtgtgtgtgtgtgtgtgtgtgtgttagtataaTGTTATTTATACTTATAGTTACTATAAtgattataatttcatatatagTTTACCACTAGTATAGTCCTAATTGTCAATAATCATTACCATTTATGCAGAACAATTACACTAGGTTGCATTCTTTACTCATACATATgtatttttaggggcatatgcgaGTGAAATACTCACTTACTCATAACTCTCATGCATCATCCATCCTGGTTTTTTCgtctttgtcttcttctttcttcttttattggcgggtgctgTTGACTTCCCGTCACTGACACAGCTGATGTTGTACATACTGTCACTGGCTTTACCGGAGAGTAGTGTAGCAAACGTTTCAAATACGCCCATctgtttcttatttattttttagaaaggttaaaaatacgggAGATTTACGGGAAATAATTTTAACGGGAGGACAGCGGGAGAGGACGGTCAAAAATGGGAGGGTTGACAGGTACGAGTTAGTTATTATAGTTTGGCCCGCTGTGACACACAAGCTCATGGAGGTGCCAGATTACTTTTCATAACTCAGTCAAATCTGGACACACAGACTTACACTTTCTGAGAATATTATTTGGATGTCCATCGCAGATAGATAACTATAAACCCGGTTAGATGTCACTGACAGAAAAGACGCTTCTTAAAACTCCAGATCCTGATAGTCATCTCGTTTTAAACTTTCTTCAGTATTAAAGTCAtagttgtctgtacatccaTTGGCACACTGCAAACCGGGACTGCTAATTGCTAACTTGGCCTACTTTTAATCATGCTCAACTTGTAGTCTGCAGCTAACTCTGAATCCATGGCAACATcacacttcctgtttacatccaCAAAAACTTAGGCTATGATAATTTACATAATAAAAGTGACACATAGAGGTAAGAGAGTCATGTTGCACTATACTGTATGATATGTGGGAGGAAAAGTGTGCTCTGTGTTTGACCTGCTTTGACTCCCTTCAGATCTCACTCGAGACGGAGCGCCTGGGTCCTCGTCGTGTGGAGGGCCTGAGGAAAGAGGATGAGGAGTGGCAGAAGAAAGCTCACGCCGCCGTCCTTTCCATACAGGACCTGACTGTCAAGTTCTTTGAAACCACGACTCGGGCACAGAAAGGTAAACACACAATGAAGGCATTTCCTCTCTGACATAAAGCAGCGTGGGGCTTTGGTGTGACCTTTTGAACCTTTGTGTTGTATGTTTACTCAATAACAAAGTGCAGTTAAAGCTGGCGTaggcttattacagtcctgcgacagccacagacaCCGGATTGTTTTCATTCTTGTGTCAGaacatttgattaattgattgctGTCTTGATTTAAAGAGAATTTTagcaaatataaacaaaatatacttCTGAATAATAATttcctaccccagctttaacatGCAGGGACGATTTTAAAACTAACATTAccttataataattatattattaattaaattgattctttattttatgtatattgtctgcCATGTAGCAGAaaggagttacaaaactcaatttcactctaaaacttgttatattgtgacaataaacgtACCTACCTACCCATTATTGTCTTAGATCCTCATCTCCAACCTCTCACACACCAAAGTGACTTCTGTAAATCTCCCCTTCGTCCAAAAGTATTTTAATCCTCCAAACATCTCAGCTATGAACTAGAAAACATGTCAACAGATTTCTGTTTAAGCGTTAAGGCTTTGCTGAATTGAGTCGAAGCACTAATGCAAACTGTCCATTTAATGGCTGCAGCTTAGTGATTCAtatgttattgttattactttcttgattagtcaattaatcattCAGTATTCCCCAAGGCTGCATCCACACTAAtacgttttaaaacaaaaatgatctctatccacaccagcgttttagctgcggaCCAGAACAGATCTCCGTCAAATGCACCAGAGATGTTTTTGCATGGACTGACAACGAGATAgaactgttttaaaatgaaaaagtagtagtgtggatgtagcgcAAGAGTCCAAGACGGCTTCTTTAAAtgccttgttttgtttgaccaaccGTCCAAAAAGATATtctatttaaaatgattaaaacagaaaaaagcagaGCACTTTATCTTAAAAAAGAACTGAAAATGATAATCAAAATAgtttaatataaaaatttaatatCTGTCgatcaactaatcgattaattgactgATCATTCAGCTCTAGTCCATTTACAACAATCGTTTATGTGTGTTGCAGCTTTGTATGAGCGTATGCGTGCTGACCAGAGGAAGTTTGGGAAGTCAGCGTGGGCGGCCGCAGTTGAACGCATGGAGCGGCTTCAGTACGCCTTTTCCAAAGAAACTCTGCAGCTGATGAGGGCCAAGGAAATCTGCCTGGAGCAGAGGAAACATGGCTTGAAGGAGGAGGTAAAGTACAGCATGACGCACAACTGATGCTGTCAATGATGTAGACCGAGGTGTTTAGCTGTGTAAGTGTCTTTAAAAGCCTGTGACAGTCAGTGAGTTTTTCAGAAGTCACAATCACAAGAGTGAGAGACATAAAGACTTGGATATAGACAAGTTTagaaagagaagaggggaaaagcAAGATAACTGTTGTTAGAAAAATTACTTCATGGCACAGACATCCTGCAATGGAGTGAATAACATCCTGGTGTACAGCAGTGGAAATGACTCATTGGGAACAACTGTTGGGGTCAAAATACTTTCTTTACATGTGTAAAAGAGTAGAAGAGATAGCATGTTGTAGTTCAGCACTTAGATGCttcgtatttgtatagcaccttttaTGCACCTTATAGCGTATtcaccttccgattaacgggcaacccgctctacctcctgagccaggACAGAACCTCGGCTTCAGTTTCaacttgttaaaaacaaatgcacagtCAGGAAGTGAACCCTTTGGTGTACAGTGGAGTAATGCGATCGGCTGTGGTTCTAGATGCAGAGTCTGCAAGGTGGGGAGGATGCCATGCTGCGTCTGGACCAGCTGGAGGCGCTGTACTACGAGTTGCAGCTGCAGTTGTATGATATTCAGGCGGAGGTGCTGCGCTGTGAAGAGCTGCTGCTCACTGCCCAGCTGCAGAGTCTGCGGAGGCAAATGACAGGTGAGCATCTGTTTTTCATAAAGGTCAGTCTGACCGACTGTAGACTGACATTATCATATTTTTGCTTATtacagatactgtatatctgtaTCAGCGTATATAAGGGCTGATAAGTAACAAAAAATTGCAGTACAGAAATGCAGAAAACTAATAAATGTCTACATATTTATACAAACATCAGGGAtccttatttaaaaatgtttgtgttaacGTTAAAAGAAAGTGTTTCATTGACTTCAACAATATTGTAGTGCCACAAAACCTTTAATTTAATAACGATATCTCTGAATATTGAGACTGAACTTTCCAAGCTGTTCTAAAATCACTACAAAGTTttataaaaagacaataaatgtttgatctcAGTCTgatctttgtttattttagtttattaattttatgtaATTACCAGGTACCTTGtgcaaaaaacatttgcatcaTACAAAGACGAGAGATGTACTGAACCACATTTGGCTACCAGCTAAAATCAGGCATTTCTTTTTAACTAAAGCTCATTTCTTTGTTCCTCCATGTGATGAGATGAAAGTAACTAtgcaacaaaacattaaaaaggaaaGAAGATAAAACTTAAAATAGTAACCGCTGCAAGTGTTGAACTTCAGGTAGCTCAATAACAGGTGAATGAACTATTGTCCCCGCGagccgaccccggataagcggatgaagatggatggatggatgaactaTTGTTTGGTCACATGTCGCACTACATACAGCTTTATAAACGAAGGACCTGAACAAGCAGCATTTTGATGAATCTGTTCTGATGTGGTACCAGAGCGACAGGATGAGGTCGTGTACTACGATGCCTTTGAAAGCCCTGACGCCATGAAGGGCGACGAAGATCCTGCAACCACGCCGTCCCCCCTCAGAGATGAAGAACTCGGCATCCTACAGCAGAGGACGCGGCAGCTCGAGGCCCGCAGGGGGCGCATCACTGCCAAGAAAGTCTACCTCAAAAACAAGAAGGTAAGCACCGATGATTAAAGAGGCAGTTAGATGTTGTTGAGGTTGCTGGCCCTTTGAAGACACCTCCAGAGAGGATTTAATACCAGCTGTAGGTAAGTTAAAAGGGCAGCTTCTCTAGTGATCAAACTAAGAAGTGCAATAACAGGGCTTATTAGTAGCTGTTGAAGATGACCGCGACATTTAGTGTTTAAACCCGGATATGCAATGTCATTTATTAGAAATATGCAAAAGTCGTATTGTAGTTTAGTCCTAAAAATTCACAGCGGGCCGTACTTTGGCCACCCCCATCATTTATATGCTTTTTGTCTTGAACAGGAAATCTGTATTGTCAATCACAACCAGAAGATACAACAGCGACCAGGTAGCCATGCTGACAGTGACTTCCCACGGTCACTGCAGGTAAGActtaagggggctttcacacctgaaagtcctcaccaaggtccgaaccagAGTTAATGTTTtcatacattttgatacattcggttagttttAGTTGGGGTTCACACTGCAATTCTACGCCggcactaaaggactttacgTGACAGACTTGCGTCCTGTCGTCACTATGTGGGCTACGTCTCCCTaaacttgacattgattggtttattaaacagcgggtatctttgacaagaatgaatgaataaaaaatgaacatatgcATATCTGCCACCactatattgttgttgttattatggcATTTCTACCTGCAGAATTATACTGAAGGCTAGTCGCAATTAAACGTCCTCGTGATGCGAACATTATAATGTTACTTAATGCTGCAggagtgtgattttttttaatctttaaaatatttattgaattcTTCATAGCAGAGTATGTGCGTACAGGGTTGGTCATACATTTCGGATTCTTGGCGTAAACATATTCTGACCTGTCACAGAGGAAAAATAAacttagaaaaataaaatgagaatcaagtctggaaaaaaaagtaaataaataaatgtggggGAAATCCAGaccacagaaaaaaaggaaggagCTGTGTAATATTTAGTCTCTGATTTCTTAGGCTGAGTTTTCATTAGTCCTTGTGTAGGTCCAAAACAGATCCCAAGAAGGAGTGTGGGTTTTTTTAAGGATTCCCCTGACAGTCATTCTGTCCAAAGACAAGGCACGAGTTGCTTTCTTTTGGTGCAGCTACATTCACAGCATTGAAGGTGATGTGGGATGAGAGTCTGGTTAAGCTGAAATGTGAGGTTATGGAAACACCTTGTCCAAATGACCAAAAAGACCTTTCAAGTGAAACAGAGCACTGAATTATCTAAGGATAGAGAAATGTCATTATAAAATGATCtctttctgatattttattttcaggaaAAATTTTCACTGTTAATTTACAGAGAAGGCAGACGCCATCATGTGCCCAGTTAAGAGCTGGTTTGTTAATACTGAACGTTGCGAGATGCAGATCCTAAAGAGAAGCAAGCGTTGGTGTCCTTCATTATAAGACTGCTTTTGTTATGTAAATTGAATCTGTTTGATTTAGTGGAACTGATTGTTATCATTTGCATAATTATCATCTtggttgttgttgctgtctATCGTCTTGTAAACTCAGAGAAGACTTAGGTCACTTTCACACCTGCATTTTGGTTCTTCTGGTCGGGAACCAAAGAAAACAACCAAACAGCAGGTTAGCCTTTATGTTCTGGTGCGGTGGATTTCACATTggatttttacaaacaaaccgAGAGCTGAACcgagaaaatacatttttctctctGATTGATATGGTAGAAATCCCCACATTCACATGCTGATAAGTGATAAATGTATAGATAATTTTGCTTTCATGCCTGAGGTCAATGCAGACTGAGACCTCCTTTATAAGAGGTCTTGGTGCAGTTGTTTAGTCCACGCTACAGTTCAGTTGACAGCATAAATTAAGTTTTACTGGTTTATTCgaacctgttttattttggtgaaaACAACCTCTTCAATCAATCAACTACTTTAAGAGTTAATAACCCGTCTGGATCCTACAAATAATCAAACTTGTTAATGAGATTTACTTTGTTGTTTCCTGTAAAGGGAGGAGACGCTGAGGAAGATGAAGCCAGGAGCAATGCCAGAGTGAGTCAGGAGAGGCAGAGGACTCTGGACAGACTCCGCAGCCTCAGACAGGTGAGGGTCCACGGTCCTGATGTTTAGCTGaacctgacctttgacctttgactGATCCTTGTGTCTGACCTCCTTTTGTTGACTACCCATCCAGCGTTATCCAGGCCAGATGACTGTGAAGTCCAGCCGGATGCGTCTGAGCCAGTCTCATGTCCGGAGGAGAGCCGGTCAGCAGCCCAACACCCAGGCGGCCGGCGTTCAGACTGACTGCATCTCAGATCTCCCAGAactctctgctcctcctccgCCGGACGCTTGCGGCTGTGACAGCGTCTCTTTACCTACTGTTGAACTCCAAAGTCTCGACTCTTcacctccctttctctcactGCCTCCCCTCCCAGCCTCCCCATCTATTCTATCACTGggtcctccccctcctcctcctcccccgccACCTCCCCCGCCTCCTCCGCCACCATCAGACGACCAGCAGCAGGTTGACGGGAGGGAGAGGAATCCCACAGACAGTCCAGTGCGGCACCACACGTGCGAGTCTGAATCTCCCTCCCTACCCCTGGCTCCATTTTCCCCTCGTTTCTTTGACAGCAGTGAGCTGCTGACAGCGAGGACGAAGCTGAGGAAGACTGCCTCGCTGGACTCGTCGCagtggaggagaggtgaggaggaaactcacattgttttgacatttatcataacAAACGAAAAGTCTTTAGTTATAATCCTTAAGATCTCAGTCCTGGTGTATTTGGCGAGATGGAAGTTTGATgaactgtatattgtctgctacttGACAGAAGGACGTTACAAACTTAATTTTCTCTTtactgttgtaatgtgacaaataaacctaccttTTACCTTCAAATAGACCAAACACAAGCAAATTAAGAAAACCTCTACATTCATTTGATGCACTGCAAATAGACAAAAGGACAACAGAAGGCGGACACTTAAAAGTGCTGAACATGGACACGCTTGTTGTTGCCACGGTTTGCGACCCATTAAGTTATTGAAGCCTGGTCCGGGTATCGTCCGTTTAAGTTGATGTTGTGTGTCTTTGACTTCTGCTACTGCGCTATCCTACCTAGAGTCTTTACTGTCCTACCACCAGTGTTGACAGATGGCCTGTAGCCTGCGCGATAATCATATTGTTAGAGGAGAAATATCCCGAGGTACAGGCTACCAAAGGCCAAGCATTATCAGGATAAAGAGATAACCTCAGCTTCGATGTTTAAAAAGTTACACATCACATAGGATCACAATTGTTTAAGGGGGAGGAGATTTATTGCTTGTATATTGCCCCGCCACTGATGAAGCTGAGGATGTCCAGAACTTGGTATCACAAATAGAAATGATTCACCAAATGTTGACAGGCTGTTTTGGAAAGACATCCAGGTTTGGTCAATATCACCAAGTCATGCAGTAGTTATATTAAGTATTAAACTACTAATGAAGCTGCTTTGACGTCCGTGGCCACAAG of Micropterus dolomieu isolate WLL.071019.BEF.003 ecotype Adirondacks linkage group LG13, ASM2129224v1, whole genome shotgun sequence contains these proteins:
- the jmy gene encoding junction-mediating and -regulatory protein; the encoded protein is MSFTMEDNLESGWVSVRPRVFDEKERHKFVFIVAWNDIEGKFAITCHNRTVQRRSTFLDPLLDGTSPAFLPAPGASVAEKRTKSPLKTKKDEVCQTGKVRPHSFPKGKPATKIHVGGKTASKTSECISHTLGSWDIVTPKVIDLEILDLVDAPLSPEDADQEAGESSGREGFSWAGLFSFQDLRAVHLQLCAVNSDLEPCLPSFPEEQSGVWTVLFGASGVSQRETDALCYQLQVYLGHALDTCGWKILSQVLFSEGDDTEEYYESLSELRQKGYEDALERAKRSMQEVLDKHKAMDSMVELLQVYPEEDEAYGELLEATTQLYHYLLQPFRDMRELAMLRRQQIKISLETERLGPRRVEGLRKEDEEWQKKAHAAVLSIQDLTVKFFETTTRAQKALYERMRADQRKFGKSAWAAAVERMERLQYAFSKETLQLMRAKEICLEQRKHGLKEEMQSLQGGEDAMLRLDQLEALYYELQLQLYDIQAEVLRCEELLLTAQLQSLRRQMTERQDEVVYYDAFESPDAMKGDEDPATTPSPLRDEELGILQQRTRQLEARRGRITAKKVYLKNKKEICIVNHNQKIQQRPGSHADSDFPRSLQGGDAEEDEARSNARVSQERQRTLDRLRSLRQRYPGQMTVKSSRMRLSQSHVRRRAGQQPNTQAAGVQTDCISDLPELSAPPPPDACGCDSVSLPTVELQSLDSSPPFLSLPPLPASPSILSLGPPPPPPPPPPPPPPPPPSDDQQQVDGRERNPTDSPVRHHTCESESPSLPLAPFSPRFFDSSELLTARTKLRKTASLDSSQWRRASSPMDEVLASLKRGSFHLRKAELRVLGPDPDDDSNNILAQIRQGVRLKKVRTRPEQPRHPKSFTHSADALTRSIHEALRRIKEASPESESEDEGLPCTDWEN